Proteins encoded by one window of Maniola hyperantus chromosome 10, iAphHyp1.2, whole genome shotgun sequence:
- the LOC117985684 gene encoding cuticle protein 16.8 yields MIKLTILLAIVAIAHCGVIAPIVPVAHPVVAHHVAPVVAHPVVSHSAVVHPAPIVHAPIVHAAPIVPVVKHHVAPIVAVHHH; encoded by the exons ATGATTAAACTG ACAATCCTCCTAGCCATCGTGGCCATCGCGCACTGTGGTGTGATAGCGCCCATAGTACCCGTTGCACACCCTGTAGTGGCCCACCACGTAGCTCCCGTGGTCGCTCACCCAGTGGTCTCCCACAGTGCGGTGGTGCACCCGGCGCCCATCGTGCACGCGCCCATCGTCCACGCCGCGCCCATAGTGCCCGTGGTCAAACACCATGTTGCGCCCATTGTGGCCGTGCACCACCATTAA